In the Rubrivivax gelatinosus IL144 genome, GACCAGTTGCCGAAGCTGCGGCGCGGGATGGGTTCTTCGATGATGCGCGTGACCTGCTCGTGGCGCGGGTCGGCCGCGATGCGCGCGAACAGCTCGCTCACCGCCTGGGCCGGGCCCTCGATCACCTGGAAGAAGCTGCCGTCGGCGTAGAGCAGCATGCCGGTGATGCCGTTGCGCTCGTTGCGCAGGCGCGAGTCGGCCAGCATGTCGCGCAGCGTGGCGGCGTCGAAGGGCTCGCAGGCGGCGCTGGCGTAGATGCAATGCGTGAGATGGGTCATCCGTCGTCTCCAGACAGCCCGCATCGGGCGGGCACGTCTTCGGCGCCCGGTGACCGGCATTCTCGAGGCCTGGCCACCGACAGCTCGACGCCGTCGCCGCCGGCCCTGGAGGCTGGCGGGTCGGGATCATTGTTCTCCGCGCCTTGCCTTCTGTCATGTGGTGGAACGCGGGAAATCGGGCCCAGTTCACACCGTCTTGACAATGCGCAAGCGGTCGAGCGCCGGCCGCTCGAGTCGAGGCGCGCGCGCCACCGGCGTGTGGAGCTGGTCCTGCGTTGAGCGGCCGTTGCGTCCTTCGATGGCACGGTGCGCTGCGCCCGTGCCACCGCTAGACTGGGCCGCACGATGGATACCGACACCGCCCGCCGCGCCGGCGACGCCCTGATCGAAGGCGCACGCCAACGCCGCCTCGCCGAGCGCGAGGCGCGTGCGCCGCGGCTGCCCTGGGTCTACCGCGTCGACGGCATCGAGCGGCTGTCGCGGGTCGAGCAGGCCGAGCGGCTGGAGGCGGCGCGCCGGGAGGTGACGCGCAGCCCGGCTGTCATCGCGGTGACGTTCGCTGCGCTGGCCGTCATCGTGGGCGCTTTCTTTTGGGCCGGAGCCTCCGGCCTCAGCTGGCTCATGCTCGGCCTGGGCGCCCCGGTTCCGCTGCGCATGCTGCTCGTGCGCCGGGCCCTGCGCCGCCAGCT is a window encoding:
- a CDS encoding BLUF domain-containing protein, with product MTHLTHCIYASAACEPFDAATLRDMLADSRLRNERNGITGMLLYADGSFFQVIEGPAQAVSELFARIAADPRHEQVTRIIEEPIPRRSFGNWSMGFPTDSEDLSQLPGFNDFFGSAGCLAQLDVGRARKLLAAFGAGRWRQRLSDFAPLAA